In the Flagellimonas sp. HMM57 genome, one interval contains:
- a CDS encoding DUF3291 domain-containing protein: MAQVTTITIFKYTSLGTKFWAFLMMQFAHSYLKNINGLQFYKLWGSGKEGFNPLPDWSTYALLQIWESEDCANHFFETSSLVEKYRSHSKEHWCLYLKNLISRGEWSGSNPFKKNEEIDENNPFIVAITRATIKTKLLYTFWKYVPVSQEQLLTNEGLIYTKGFGEVPIKQMATFSVWKSKAALDSFAYQSRAHVKAIGHTRELKWYKEELFSRFQPYRSIGTWGGKNPLPSLSNGK; this comes from the coding sequence ATGGCTCAAGTTACTACCATAACCATTTTTAAATACACCAGTCTTGGCACCAAATTTTGGGCTTTTTTAATGATGCAGTTTGCACATTCTTATCTTAAAAATATAAATGGGCTTCAATTCTATAAATTATGGGGGAGTGGTAAAGAAGGGTTCAATCCATTACCCGATTGGAGTACGTATGCATTACTGCAGATTTGGGAGAGCGAAGATTGTGCAAATCATTTTTTTGAAACATCATCTCTAGTGGAAAAGTATCGCTCGCATTCCAAGGAACATTGGTGCCTGTATTTAAAAAACTTGATAAGTAGAGGGGAGTGGTCTGGCTCAAATCCGTTCAAGAAAAATGAAGAAATAGATGAAAATAACCCATTCATAGTTGCCATTACAAGGGCTACGATTAAAACCAAATTACTATATACATTTTGGAAATATGTTCCTGTTTCCCAAGAACAGCTGCTCACGAACGAAGGTCTTATTTATACAAAAGGCTTCGGTGAAGTTCCCATAAAACAAATGGCAACATTCAGTGTTTGGAAAAGTAAAGCTGCTCTTGACAGTTTTGCGTATCAGAGTAGGGCACATGTAAAAGCTATTGGGCATACCAGGGAATTGAAATGGTATAAAGAAGAATTATTTTCTAGGTTTCAGCCCTACCGCTCTATTGGGACTTGGGGAGGAAAAAATCCTTTACCAAGCCTAAGCAATGGGAAATAG
- the crtD gene encoding 1-hydroxycarotenoid 3,4-desaturase CrtD produces MSKAIVIGAGIGGIATAIRLRAKNYEVLVFEANDYPGGKLHSKQVNGYRFDLGPSLFTMPHFVDELFRLHNQKPEDYFNYVQKDTVCNYFWDDGTRFSAKSKKETFVKDASETFDEPKEKIANYLARSAKKYDLTASLFLEKSLHKLTTYLSKDTMKAILQLGKLDINTSLNHSNKKAFESEKLVQLFNRYATYNGSSPYQTPGIMSMIPHLEMHYGTFFPKGGMHQITQSLFNLANDVGVEFKFGEAVEEINIANKKAEGIKSQNGFYESDIVVSNMDIYPTFKKLLSKQKQPKKVLQQERSSSALIFYWGISKRFKELDLHNIFFSDDYQKEFKHIFEKKSLYDDPTVYINITSKEQPNDAPKNHENWFVMINTPGNYGQDWETLVKESKKNVLLKLNKILGVKIEQYIASEFILDPVGIENNTSSYRGALYGAASNSKFSAFLRHPNFSSSIKNLFFCGGSVHPGGGIPLCLLSAKIVSDLIPEA; encoded by the coding sequence ATGTCCAAGGCCATTGTAATTGGCGCTGGTATTGGTGGAATCGCCACCGCAATCCGTCTTAGAGCCAAAAACTATGAGGTACTCGTATTCGAGGCCAATGACTATCCTGGTGGCAAACTACATTCAAAACAGGTAAACGGATATCGTTTTGATTTAGGCCCTTCGTTATTTACGATGCCACACTTTGTAGACGAGCTCTTTCGACTTCATAATCAAAAACCTGAAGATTATTTTAACTACGTTCAAAAAGATACGGTCTGTAATTACTTTTGGGACGACGGTACTAGGTTTTCGGCCAAGTCCAAAAAAGAAACCTTCGTTAAAGATGCTTCAGAAACCTTTGATGAACCTAAGGAAAAAATAGCGAATTATTTGGCCAGAAGTGCTAAAAAATACGACTTAACCGCATCGCTGTTTCTTGAAAAGTCATTACACAAGTTAACCACCTATCTTTCCAAAGATACCATGAAAGCTATTTTACAACTGGGAAAATTGGATATAAATACATCTTTAAATCATTCCAACAAAAAGGCATTCGAGAGCGAAAAGCTTGTCCAACTTTTTAATAGGTATGCAACCTATAATGGTTCCTCTCCTTATCAAACACCGGGAATAATGTCTATGATACCACATTTGGAAATGCATTATGGCACATTTTTCCCAAAGGGTGGAATGCACCAAATAACGCAATCTCTTTTTAATTTGGCGAATGATGTTGGGGTAGAATTTAAATTTGGCGAAGCGGTTGAGGAAATCAATATAGCTAACAAAAAGGCTGAAGGGATAAAATCTCAAAACGGCTTCTACGAATCGGATATCGTAGTTTCCAATATGGATATTTATCCCACATTCAAAAAGCTACTTTCAAAACAAAAACAACCAAAAAAAGTCTTGCAACAAGAGCGTTCTAGCTCAGCGCTTATTTTCTATTGGGGCATTTCTAAACGTTTTAAGGAGCTTGACCTTCATAATATTTTTTTCAGTGATGACTATCAAAAGGAGTTCAAACACATTTTTGAAAAGAAAAGTCTTTATGACGATCCAACGGTCTATATAAACATTACCAGTAAAGAACAGCCTAATGATGCGCCAAAAAACCACGAAAACTGGTTTGTCATGATCAATACCCCTGGCAATTATGGACAAGATTGGGAAACATTGGTAAAAGAGAGCAAAAAAAATGTATTACTTAAGCTCAATAAAATATTGGGAGTAAAAATAGAACAATATATAGCTTCAGAATTTATACTGGATCCTGTTGGTATCGAGAACAACACCAGTTCCTATAGAGGAGCGTTATATGGAGCAGCGAGCAATTCAAAATTTTCAGCATTTCTTCGGCATCCTAATTTTAGCTCTTCAATAAAAAACCTATTTTTTTGTGGTGGTTCTGTCCATCCGGGAGGAGGTATACCATTGTGCCTGTTGTCTGCAAAAATTGTTAGTGACCTAATCCCAGAAGCATAA
- a CDS encoding NAD(P)/FAD-dependent oxidoreductase — protein MKKVVIIGSGFSSLSASCYMAQAGYDVEIFEKNNTVGGRARQLVKEGFTFDIGPSWYWMPDIFDKFFADFGKKTSDYYQLDKLSPAYKIFFDDEIITIGDCMDKICEEFERIESGSGKHLKQFIGKAQENYDIAINKVVLRPGLSPFELVTKETVLRVDQFFKTISQEVRKRFNNPKLISTLEFPVLFLGAKPSKTPSFYSFMNFADFGLGTWHPKGGMYEIIKAMRSLAEELGVTIHTESAVDKINVTNGKVSGISSNGKVIAADYVISGADYHHSETLLDKGYRQYSESYWDKKTYAPSSLLFYVGFDKKLKNIEHHNLFFDTDFEKHAEEIYDNPQWPSNPLFYVNFPSVTDTSMAPEGCETGFFLVPIAPDLEDTPQLRDQYFDIIIDRFDKRTQQDVKKSIIFKESFCVNDFVEQYNSYKGNAYGMANTLSQTAFLRPNLRSSKVKNLYFTGQLTVPGPGVPPSLISGKLVSDLIIKNT, from the coding sequence ATGAAAAAAGTTGTGATTATAGGTTCTGGTTTTTCCTCACTTTCAGCTTCATGCTATATGGCACAAGCTGGATACGATGTAGAAATCTTTGAGAAAAACAATACCGTAGGTGGACGTGCAAGACAATTGGTGAAAGAAGGGTTTACTTTTGATATTGGCCCTAGCTGGTATTGGATGCCCGATATTTTTGACAAGTTTTTCGCAGACTTTGGGAAAAAAACTTCAGACTATTACCAATTGGATAAATTAAGTCCCGCTTACAAAATCTTTTTTGATGATGAAATAATCACCATTGGTGATTGCATGGATAAAATATGTGAGGAATTTGAAAGAATCGAAAGTGGCAGTGGAAAACACCTGAAGCAATTCATTGGCAAGGCCCAAGAGAATTATGATATAGCGATCAATAAAGTTGTTCTAAGGCCTGGATTATCCCCTTTTGAGCTGGTTACCAAGGAAACAGTACTTAGAGTAGATCAATTTTTTAAAACCATAAGTCAAGAAGTACGAAAGCGTTTTAATAATCCAAAACTGATTTCCACATTAGAATTTCCCGTGCTCTTCTTAGGTGCTAAACCGAGCAAGACACCTTCCTTTTACAGTTTCATGAATTTTGCCGATTTTGGTTTGGGCACATGGCATCCAAAAGGCGGTATGTATGAAATCATAAAAGCCATGAGAAGCCTTGCAGAGGAATTGGGCGTAACCATACATACTGAAAGTGCTGTTGACAAAATTAATGTTACCAATGGAAAAGTTTCCGGTATTAGCAGCAATGGCAAAGTCATAGCTGCTGATTATGTCATAAGCGGTGCGGACTACCACCATTCAGAAACCCTATTGGATAAGGGCTACAGACAATACTCAGAAAGTTATTGGGACAAAAAAACCTATGCCCCTTCTTCTCTGCTGTTTTATGTAGGGTTCGATAAAAAGTTGAAAAATATAGAACATCATAACCTATTCTTTGATACGGATTTTGAGAAACACGCTGAAGAAATCTATGACAATCCACAATGGCCAAGTAATCCGTTGTTTTACGTAAACTTTCCGTCAGTGACAGATACCTCCATGGCTCCTGAAGGTTGCGAAACAGGTTTTTTTCTCGTTCCCATTGCTCCGGACCTTGAAGACACACCACAATTAAGAGACCAATATTTTGACATCATAATAGATAGATTCGATAAACGTACACAACAGGATGTTAAAAAATCTATTATCTTTAAAGAAAGCTTTTGTGTAAATGACTTTGTGGAACAGTACAACTCGTACAAAGGAAATGCCTACGGCATGGCCAACACCTTAAGTCAGACAGCTTTTTTAAGACCAAACCTTAGAAGCAGTAAAGTAAAGAATCTCTATTTTACTGGTCAACTAACCGTACCAGGACCTGGTGTACCCCCTTCATTGATATCAGGAAAACTGGTTTCGGATTTGATAATTAAAAATACCTAA
- a CDS encoding TlpA disulfide reductase family protein, translating into MKLSKNQVSNIVWILVIALMLFTPVGFHLRVFVGKIFAGSPDIVSNEEQQKLVDYDWNLIGLNGDTLNFEEKKGEVVLLNFWATWCPPCIAELPSLVKLHTDYHDKVVFAFIASDDRDKVVSLLNKKEYELPVFFEKTNTPSLLSHKSIPTTYIIDKSGKIVVAENGVANWNSENVRNLLDKLLLE; encoded by the coding sequence ATGAAGCTTTCAAAAAATCAAGTCAGTAATATCGTATGGATTTTGGTTATTGCTTTAATGCTATTTACGCCCGTTGGTTTTCATCTGCGCGTTTTTGTGGGCAAGATTTTTGCTGGAAGCCCTGATATTGTGTCCAATGAAGAACAACAAAAGCTTGTTGATTATGATTGGAATCTTATAGGTTTGAATGGAGATACTCTAAATTTTGAAGAAAAAAAAGGAGAGGTAGTACTCTTGAATTTTTGGGCAACTTGGTGTCCTCCGTGTATTGCGGAGCTTCCAAGTTTGGTTAAGCTACATACGGATTACCATGATAAAGTTGTTTTTGCATTTATAGCCAGTGATGATCGGGATAAAGTGGTCAGCTTATTGAATAAAAAAGAATATGAATTACCTGTGTTTTTTGAAAAGACCAATACTCCTTCGTTACTGTCCCACAAGAGTATACCAACAACATACATAATTGATAAATCCGGTAAAATAGTAGTTGCCGAGAATGGTGTAGCCAATTGGAACTCAGAGAATGTTAGAAATCTATTGGATAAACTTTTATTGGAATAG
- a CDS encoding toxin-antitoxin system YwqK family antitoxin, translating to MIKKYLMNDFEKLKKYMVLLLVAIGSIHSLVAQNDTIWYDTSWKVTEKSNAAFFRPPVVKKDGMLLVKDFFVDGQIQMEGISKFSDKDYWHGTVTWYNNDGSLLQKGNYVENKLDGKFITSLQGEELTANYENGKFVSGKQNVMSYGTQYYKEINKDTLIDVTHKSGLNGIRSEIYTLTDADNYGRFKSKYYNESGKLIAQMSYDRGSPINGSEAYFRKGLNGIQQVSYYKNKTYLGADCYDASGQIREELITEPNYKTVYYDEAGKEIGTVTYRLKQNRLVPVDGEKYAFEYKKQKDVKEFVPATISNYKNERLSWVRNFKNGKLFSYTTYSDKNYREKILYYDTEGAVMDSLLFKDYAPYEGTELLVTGAIKKYKDGKLLQETVYYPESNIVLKKRDGYTEQFFNKSGAVIGKMILDDEKYYAPKDGEQFTVDRDGRITSSQIYKDSKLVRDYYISYNYDTGLPYKEEKIYDTDGYNYKKKISYYSNGQVRSDIDFENYKEVFGKFYDEQGTQIESFDYKKNEGTLYEFFYGADRIKRKEIWKDGKNVRLLRYEDVYVSTGREKDYVLMEDIDVTSEAKIYDRSGVLLSSMKFKDGEPFEGTFYDHQKRNKHTYKNGLKDGLYEEYGYGSQVLGDGQYKAGLRDGKFTFYDTYGKVTSYIHYINDKLEGEAAYFDEKGNTIASIIYKNDAPYQGKRVVSTYNDKRTELYEKGKLVSSLAEKKTGDFYTIYKEDGLQNIIVYYPSSKNKKYEFVLRNNSLDGTVDRYNMKGAKMHSATFRNGNFIDGELWMVPIYNYNNDLEKIRCVKTKDSMEVEIESKNNGIVFKASEKIQLGLNSQIEKLNLGLDYINYKDLY from the coding sequence ATGATAAAGAAATATTTGATGAATGATTTTGAAAAACTAAAAAAGTACATGGTATTGCTATTGGTTGCTATTGGTTCCATCCATTCATTGGTAGCACAAAACGATACAATTTGGTACGATACAAGTTGGAAAGTAACGGAAAAAAGCAATGCAGCATTCTTTAGACCTCCTGTTGTGAAAAAGGATGGTATGCTTTTGGTAAAAGATTTTTTTGTGGATGGACAGATTCAGATGGAAGGAATTTCAAAGTTTAGTGATAAAGATTATTGGCATGGAACTGTCACTTGGTACAATAATGATGGTTCTTTGCTTCAAAAAGGGAATTATGTCGAGAATAAATTGGACGGTAAATTCATTACTTCACTACAAGGTGAAGAATTAACTGCCAATTATGAAAATGGAAAATTTGTTTCAGGGAAACAAAATGTAATGTCATATGGCACGCAATATTACAAGGAAATAAACAAGGATACCCTTATAGATGTAACCCACAAAAGTGGCCTAAATGGTATTAGAAGTGAAATATATACGTTGACCGACGCGGATAATTATGGAAGGTTTAAATCAAAATATTACAACGAGAGCGGTAAGCTGATCGCCCAAATGTCGTACGATAGGGGCAGTCCAATAAATGGTTCTGAAGCTTATTTTAGAAAGGGTCTGAATGGAATACAACAAGTAAGTTATTATAAAAATAAGACCTATTTAGGAGCTGACTGCTATGATGCTTCTGGACAGATCAGGGAAGAATTAATTACGGAACCTAACTACAAAACGGTTTATTATGATGAAGCCGGAAAAGAAATAGGTACAGTAACTTACAGGTTAAAGCAAAATAGGTTGGTTCCTGTAGATGGAGAAAAATATGCTTTTGAATACAAGAAACAGAAAGATGTTAAAGAATTCGTGCCTGCAACTATATCCAACTATAAAAACGAACGCTTAAGCTGGGTCAGGAATTTTAAAAATGGCAAACTTTTTTCCTATACTACATATTCCGATAAAAATTACAGGGAAAAGATTCTCTATTATGACACCGAAGGTGCTGTAATGGATTCTTTGTTGTTTAAGGATTATGCACCCTACGAGGGTACCGAGCTTTTGGTAACGGGTGCCATAAAAAAATATAAAGATGGGAAACTTCTTCAGGAAACGGTCTACTATCCAGAGTCAAATATTGTTTTAAAAAAACGTGACGGATATACGGAACAATTTTTTAATAAATCTGGAGCAGTTATCGGAAAAATGATTTTGGATGACGAGAAGTACTATGCTCCTAAAGACGGGGAACAATTTACAGTAGACCGTGATGGAAGAATAACCTCCTCACAGATTTATAAAGATTCCAAGCTAGTGAGAGACTATTACATATCGTACAATTATGATACAGGCCTGCCATACAAAGAAGAGAAAATCTATGATACGGATGGTTATAATTACAAGAAAAAGATATCATACTACAGCAACGGACAAGTAAGGTCAGATATCGATTTTGAGAATTACAAAGAGGTTTTTGGCAAATTTTATGACGAGCAGGGTACCCAAATAGAATCTTTTGATTACAAAAAAAATGAAGGAACCCTGTACGAGTTTTTTTATGGTGCCGATAGAATCAAGAGGAAAGAAATATGGAAGGATGGTAAAAACGTTCGTCTTTTACGCTACGAAGATGTTTATGTTTCGACAGGTCGAGAAAAGGATTATGTTTTAATGGAGGATATCGATGTTACGAGCGAGGCTAAAATTTATGATAGATCTGGAGTGCTTTTGTCATCTATGAAATTTAAAGATGGTGAACCTTTCGAAGGTACGTTCTATGACCATCAAAAACGAAATAAACATACCTATAAGAACGGCCTTAAAGATGGATTGTATGAAGAATACGGTTACGGAAGTCAAGTACTGGGAGATGGTCAGTACAAAGCTGGTTTGCGAGATGGTAAATTTACGTTTTACGATACTTATGGTAAAGTCACATCCTATATACATTACATCAACGACAAACTAGAGGGTGAAGCTGCTTATTTTGACGAAAAAGGAAATACCATTGCCAGTATTATCTACAAGAACGATGCTCCTTATCAAGGAAAAAGGGTCGTGTCGACATATAACGATAAGAGAACCGAACTATATGAGAAAGGCAAACTGGTCAGTAGCCTAGCAGAGAAAAAAACAGGCGATTTCTATACTATTTACAAAGAGGACGGTTTACAGAACATAATTGTGTACTATCCATCATCCAAAAATAAAAAATATGAATTTGTTCTTAGAAACAATAGTCTGGATGGTACTGTAGATCGTTATAATATGAAAGGCGCAAAAATGCACAGTGCAACATTCAGAAATGGTAATTTTATAGATGGCGAACTATGGATGGTTCCTATTTACAACTACAATAACGATTTGGAAAAAATACGCTGTGTCAAAACCAAGGATTCCATGGAAGTGGAGATAGAATCCAAAAATAATGGTATTGTGTTCAAAGCTTCGGAGAAAATTCAGTTGGGGCTTAATTCACAAATTGAAAAGCTCAATTTAGGATTGGACTATATAAATTACAAGGACCTTTATTGA
- a CDS encoding B12-binding domain-containing protein, which translates to MNNVKKSFSIRDMENLSGIKAHTIRIWEKRYNLFQPERTVTNIRTYSLSSLQKLLNITLLYNNGYKISKIAKLEESHIPVIVREIVSNNSEKSHAINAFKLAMINFDQTLFLNTYNSLLTERSFRDIFNEVFIPLLNELGLLWQTDTISPSHEHFITHLIKQKIYINTEKLQMVEPTQKDKVFALFLPENEIHEIGLLYLNYEITLRGYKSIYLGQTMPIESLVDLLKYYSNVHFVSYFTVSPTKDELTSYFEKFSKTLNISGSSKLYVLGHQIQYITKEELPNTIRTFNSIEHLIGSL; encoded by the coding sequence ATGAACAATGTAAAAAAGTCTTTCAGTATAAGGGACATGGAAAACCTTTCTGGTATTAAAGCACATACCATAAGGATTTGGGAAAAAAGATATAATCTTTTTCAACCAGAACGTACCGTCACCAACATAAGAACATACAGTTTAAGCAGTTTACAAAAACTTCTAAATATTACCCTGCTTTACAATAACGGCTACAAGATTTCTAAAATAGCTAAACTTGAAGAATCTCATATTCCAGTTATTGTAAGGGAGATTGTGTCTAACAATAGTGAAAAAAGTCATGCTATAAATGCATTTAAATTGGCGATGATCAATTTTGACCAGACCCTATTTTTAAACACTTATAACAGTTTATTGACAGAAAGGTCTTTTAGGGACATATTCAACGAAGTGTTCATTCCACTCCTGAACGAACTGGGTCTTTTATGGCAAACGGATACCATAAGTCCGTCCCATGAGCATTTCATCACCCACTTGATAAAACAAAAAATCTATATCAATACCGAAAAGTTGCAAATGGTGGAACCTACACAAAAAGATAAGGTTTTTGCACTTTTCCTTCCTGAGAATGAAATCCACGAAATTGGATTACTTTATCTGAACTATGAGATTACCTTAAGAGGTTATAAATCAATTTATCTAGGACAAACAATGCCCATAGAAAGTTTGGTGGATTTACTTAAATACTACAGTAATGTCCACTTTGTTTCTTATTTCACTGTTTCCCCTACCAAAGACGAACTGACCTCATATTTTGAGAAATTTTCAAAAACACTAAATATATCCGGTAGTTCCAAACTATACGTTTTGGGCCATCAGATACAATACATAACAAAGGAAGAACTTCCTAATACCATAAGAACCTTTAATTCGATTGAGCATTTAATAGGTTCGCTTTAA
- a CDS encoding carotenoid biosynthesis protein encodes MRFLSTYKLWIAIGLIWLFHVSGVIGINIGHQDWFLTKTPLNLLICLVLFIWLFPINSKRKIAATLLFFFMGMFSEWLGVNYSLLFGEYAYGSNFGPKLDGVPFLIGCLWALLAFITASMVEVFKIPRWVKLVVSASLMVTLDFLMEQSAPSFDFWNFEGHVPIKNYVTWFILGFIMHLVIWKYKMYGNTVLSYNLYAAQFLFFGFFYLFPIA; translated from the coding sequence ATGAGGTTTTTATCAACATATAAGCTTTGGATAGCCATAGGATTGATATGGCTCTTCCATGTATCGGGGGTTATCGGAATCAATATAGGGCATCAAGATTGGTTTTTGACGAAAACCCCATTAAATCTATTGATCTGCCTGGTACTTTTCATCTGGTTGTTTCCTATAAATTCCAAGAGAAAAATAGCAGCTACACTTTTGTTTTTCTTCATGGGTATGTTTTCTGAATGGCTTGGCGTTAATTATAGCTTACTCTTTGGGGAGTATGCCTATGGTTCTAATTTTGGGCCTAAATTAGATGGCGTTCCTTTTCTTATCGGTTGCTTATGGGCGTTACTGGCATTTATTACAGCTTCTATGGTAGAAGTATTTAAAATACCAAGATGGGTAAAGCTTGTAGTATCAGCGTCGTTAATGGTTACTCTCGATTTTTTGATGGAACAAAGCGCACCAAGTTTCGATTTTTGGAACTTTGAAGGACATGTACCTATAAAAAACTATGTCACCTGGTTTATACTTGGCTTTATAATGCATTTAGTCATTTGGAAGTATAAAATGTACGGAAACACTGTTTTGTCCTATAATCTATACGCAGCGCAGTTTCTATTCTTTGGCTTTTTCTATCTATTTCCCATTGCTTAG
- a CDS encoding phytoene/squalene synthase family protein, which produces MKTIFDNVSYNCSKIVTESYSTSFALATKMLSSSIRADIYNIYGFVRFADEIVDTFHDYDKKVLFENFEKAMNDAINNKISLNPILNSFQSTYHKYDIPFHLVEAFMKSMRMDLSKKKYHTFEEYQEYIYGSADVVGLMCLCVFVDGNKDKYEELKDSAMALGSAFQKVNFLRDLKADYELLERTYFPNTNLMELDEASKKRIVDEIKADFALGYSGIVKLPEQAKFGVYTAYKYYNKLLQKLQGTPPLEIKNTRIRVPNYQKFGLLAQSYVNYKLQLV; this is translated from the coding sequence ATGAAAACTATTTTTGACAACGTATCCTACAATTGTAGTAAGATTGTGACAGAATCTTACAGTACTTCATTTGCATTGGCCACAAAAATGCTGTCATCATCCATTAGGGCCGACATATATAATATTTATGGGTTTGTTCGTTTTGCGGATGAAATCGTAGACACTTTTCATGACTACGATAAGAAAGTGCTTTTTGAAAACTTTGAAAAGGCAATGAACGATGCCATCAACAATAAAATCAGTTTAAACCCAATTTTAAATTCTTTCCAAAGTACCTACCATAAGTATGATATTCCTTTTCATTTGGTGGAAGCTTTTATGAAAAGTATGCGAATGGATCTTTCAAAGAAAAAGTACCATACTTTTGAGGAATATCAAGAATATATTTATGGTTCTGCAGATGTTGTTGGTTTAATGTGCCTATGTGTTTTTGTAGATGGAAACAAAGACAAATACGAAGAACTAAAAGACTCAGCAATGGCCTTGGGGTCAGCATTTCAAAAAGTAAACTTTCTAAGAGATCTTAAGGCTGATTACGAGTTACTGGAACGCACTTATTTTCCAAATACCAATTTAATGGAATTGGATGAGGCCTCTAAAAAGAGAATTGTAGATGAGATCAAAGCAGACTTTGCATTAGGATATTCCGGTATTGTTAAATTACCTGAACAAGCTAAGTTTGGAGTTTATACAGCTTACAAATATTACAATAAACTGCTCCAAAAATTACAGGGCACGCCACCTTTGGAAATAAAAAATACGCGAATTCGTGTTCCAAATTATCAAAAATTCGGACTTTTGGCACAATCTTATGTCAACTATAAATTACAGCTTGTCTAA
- a CDS encoding sterol desaturase family protein, with translation MKIALWILIFLGTFSIMEFMAWFTHKYVMHGFLWSLHKDHHKKDHDSWFERNDFFFIFYAVVSMSFIMIANNTTFWYGWPIGFGILAYGIAYFFVHDIFIHQRFKLFRNANHWYAKGVRRAHKMHHKHLGKDKGECFGMLFVPFKYFKK, from the coding sequence ATGAAAATTGCCCTTTGGATTCTCATCTTTCTTGGAACTTTTTCCATAATGGAGTTTATGGCTTGGTTTACCCATAAATATGTAATGCACGGTTTTTTATGGAGCTTGCACAAAGATCACCATAAAAAAGACCACGATTCTTGGTTTGAGCGCAACGACTTTTTTTTCATTTTTTACGCAGTTGTGAGCATGTCGTTCATAATGATAGCAAACAATACAACCTTTTGGTACGGTTGGCCAATAGGTTTTGGAATATTAGCGTACGGTATAGCCTATTTTTTTGTGCACGATATTTTTATCCACCAACGTTTTAAGCTCTTTAGAAATGCGAACCATTGGTATGCCAAAGGAGTAAGAAGAGCCCATAAGATGCATCACAAACACCTAGGCAAAGATAAAGGAGAGTGCTTTGGAATGCTGTTTGTACCTTTTAAATATTTCAAAAAATAA
- a CDS encoding glycoside hydrolase family 19 protein, whose amino-acid sequence MINRTFFFDYIRHRLHFGRLSQKQVNGYTLLLDYWETNQLKDTRWLAYVLATTYHETDKTIRPIAEYGKGKGREYGKRDPDTGQIYYGRGYVQLTWKENYSKYSDILGIDLVNNPDLALDQNVATEILFHGMVNGIFTGKKLMDYFNANTSDWYNARKIVNGNDKKFIIGDYGKEFFAAISFDFIANTDSLA is encoded by the coding sequence ATGATAAACAGGACCTTTTTCTTCGATTATATAAGACATCGCCTCCATTTTGGAAGACTATCCCAAAAACAGGTAAATGGCTATACATTGCTTCTTGATTATTGGGAAACCAACCAATTGAAAGATACAAGATGGTTGGCCTATGTCCTTGCGACCACTTATCATGAAACAGACAAGACCATACGACCCATAGCGGAATATGGTAAAGGAAAAGGCAGGGAATATGGCAAAAGAGACCCCGATACCGGTCAGATATATTATGGGCGTGGTTATGTACAATTGACCTGGAAAGAAAACTACAGCAAATATTCAGATATACTGGGCATTGATTTGGTCAACAATCCCGATTTGGCATTGGATCAAAATGTAGCCACGGAGATACTGTTCCACGGTATGGTAAATGGAATATTTACCGGCAAAAAACTGATGGATTACTTCAATGCAAATACTTCAGACTGGTACAATGCCCGAAAGATTGTCAATGGAAACGATAAAAAATTTATAATCGGAGACTATGGCAAAGAATTTTTCGCAGCAATTTCTTTTGATTTTATAGCTAACACTGATTCACTGGCATGA